The nucleotide sequence ATCCGGACGGTGCTCGAGACCTATCGCGACACGCTGTTCACTGAGCTTTTTCCCGGGCGCACAGAGGTGCCGAAGACCTTGATCTTCGCCAAGGACGACCACCATGCCGAAGAGATTGTCGAGATCGCCCGCGAGGTGTTCGACCAGGGGAACGACTTCGCCAAGAAAATCACCTACCGGGTTGGGGCGGGTTATGCGGAGCAGCTGATCAACGCGTTCCGGAATTCCTACAATCCCCGCATCGCCGTCACGGTCGACATGATCGCCACCGGCACCGACGTGAAGGCCATCGAGGCGCTGATCTTCCTCCGGGATGTCCGCTCGGCCGTCTACTTCGAGCAGATGCGGGGCCGCGGCGTGCGGACGATCGACCCGGCAACGCTTGCGACCATCACGCCAGGTGCCGGGGTGAAGGACCGCTTCGTGCTGGTCGACGCCGTCGGCGTGACGGACAGCCTGAAGGTTCAGGCCGTGCCGCTCGACCGCGAACATGGCGTGGCGTTCGAGAAACTGCTGGAGCAGATCGCCAGCGGCCGCAGCGACGAGGATGCCGTCGCCACTCTGGCCGGGCGCCTTGCTCGACTGGACCGCAAGCTCGACCCGGCCGCCCGCGCCAAGGTGGAAGCGGTCGCGGGCAAGCCGCTCAGCGCACTCGCCGGTGAGCTGGTCGAAGCCATGGACGCCGACGCGATCATCTCCGAGGCCGAAACCCGCAACGGCCCGCGGCCAACCGCCGAGCAAATCGAGGCCGTCGCCGCCGAACGCCGGGAAGCGGCGCTGTCGGCCTACAACAACCCCGACCTCCGACGCGTGCTGATCGAGGTGAAGAAGGCGTCGGAGGTCATCATCGACGACATCAGCCGGGACGTGACCACCTCCTCGGCGTGGGACGAGGGACATGCCACGACCATGACGGCGGACTTCGCCCGCTTCCTGGACGAGCATCGTGACCAGCTCACAGCCCTGCGCATCCTCTACGGCTTGCCGGCGGCGACCAAGCGTTTGACCTACGCCAGTCTTGAGGAGCTGCGCGACGCCATGCTCCAGCCGCCATGGCTCCTGGAGCCGCTCGCCATTTGGAGCGCCTATCGCCGGCTGCAGGGCGACAAGGTGCGGGCCAATCCGGCAAAAACCCTGACCGACATCGTCGCGCTGGTGCGGTTTGCCATCGGCAAGGCGGAGACGCTGGCGCCGCTCTCGTCCGACATGGCCGGCCGCTTCAATCTGTGGCTCGGCCGCGAGCAGCGGGCGGGGCGGCACTACACGCAGGAGCAGCTCGGCTGGCTGGAAGCCATCCGCGACTATCTCGCCGCCAACATCGAGGTGACCACCGCCGACCTCCAGGACCAATTCGAGGGCAGGGGCGGTATCATCGGCGCACGGCGGGCTTTCGGCCAGCGCCTCGAGCCGCTACTCGACGAGCTTCAGGACGCATTGGTGGCGTAAGCGGGGGACGGGTGAAGGCGAAGCGTTTGGCGGCGAGTGGGCCGATTGAAGGTCCGTGGACGCTGCCGGGCGGCTGGCGATGGGAGCGGCTGGGCGACCTAGTTGAACGTTGTCCCGAAAAGGTCCTTCCCTCTGCTGGCGGCGATCTGCCTTTCGTAGGCATGGACAGCATCCCGTCCGGCGAGATGCGGGTAACCCAGACAGTGCCCTTTGCGAGCCTTCGAAGCGCGGGCAACAAATTCCGGCCTGCTGATGTGCTCTACGGACGCCTAAGACCGTATCTCAACAAGGTCTGGCGAGCGGATCGGCATGGGGCCTGCTCGGGTGAGTTGTTGGTATTGCGGGCCGGACATGAGCTCGACTCCGATTACTTAGCTTACGCCCTGCACGCCCACCACTTCGTCCATTATGCCTCCCATGCCGTTACCGGGGACCGACCTCGCCTCGACTTCGCTGTCATGGCCGAATTCCCGCTCCCGGTGCCCCCGCTTGAGGTGCAGCGGCGCATCGTTGCCCGCATCGACGAACTCTTCGCCGAGATCGACGATGGCGAGGCAGCGCTGGCGCGGGCGCGGGAGGATCTGACGACTTGGCGCAAGGCGCTGCTGAAGGCCGCTGTCACCGGCGAACTCACCGCCGAGTGGCGACGCACGATCAGCGCAGGGGAGAGCGGTGCACAGCTAATCGGCCGACTGCTAGAACAGCGAACCCAGCGATGGACAGCCGATCACAGGAATGCGGGCAAGCGTTACGCGCAACCCACTCAGCCTGATCTGTTCGGAACACCAGCCTTACCGGAAGGCTGGACCTGGGCCAGCATCGAGCAGCTGACCACCGGCGGCATTCGAAACGGCCTCTCCTTGAAAGAGACGGCCAGCCCCTCGCCGGTAAAGGGACTTCGGCTAGACGCCCTCCAAGGCGACCAGGTGGATTGGTCTCGGTTCCGGTTCCTTCCAATTGAGCTGGAGGACGCCCGACCGTATCTGCTCCGCCGAGGTGACCTCCTGATCTCTCGCGCTAACGGGTCACAGCATCTTGTCGGGCGATGCACCCTTGTCGATCGGGACACTGACGACACGATCTTCCCCGACACGGCGATCAGATATCCCTTGGTTGGCGACGCTCGTTTGCAAGCATGGGCGACGATCGTGTGGTCTGCGCCTCAGACGCGAGCTCGCCTCTTGAAACGGGCGAAAACCACGGCAGGGATTCTGAAGGTCTCGCAGGCTGACATTGCGAGTGTGCCCTTGCCGATCCCGCCGACATCCGAGATCGACCTCATCGTCGCGCTAGTCCAAGGGCAACTAGCCGAGGCGGAGGCCGGTGCCGATGATCTTCAGCACCTTGAGCCCACGCCGGCCAAGCTCCGCCAATCCATTCTGTCCGCCGCCTTCCGTGGAGAACTCACCGCATGAACGAGCAGGCGCTCGTCGCCAAGGTTTGGAACTACGCCCATGTCCTCCGGGACGATGGCGTGTCCTATGGCGATTACCTCGGGCAGATCAGCTTCCTGCTTTTCCTGAAGATGGACAAGGAGCGGACCGAGGCTTTGGGCGAGGCCTCGGCCTTGCCGGCCGACGCCAACTGGGACGCGCTCGCTGGCAAGGCGGGCGAGGAGCTGGAACGGACCTACCGCCGCATTCTCGAAACCCTGTCCCGGCGCACGGACATCGTCGGCACTCTGTTTCTGAAGGCCGAGAACAAGATCGGCGACCCGGCCAAGCTGCAGCGGCTGGTGACGCTGATCGGGGCCGAGACCTGGATGGGCCTCAACGTCGACGTGAAGGGCACCATCTACGAGGGCCTGCTTGAGCGGAACGCCGGCGAGGTGAAGTCCGGCGCCGGCCAGTATTTTACTCCGCGGCCGCTGATCGAGGTTATCACCCAGCTGGTGGACCCAGAGCCCGAGCACACGGTGCATGATCCGGCGGTAGGAACCGGCGGCTTCCTGCTCGCGGCTTACGAGCACATGAAGGCCAAGCCTGCGGCACGAGACCGGAAGGTCGCCAAGGCTCTCCGCGAGGAGAAACTTTCGGGCACCGATATTGTCGCCGAAGTCGTCCGCCTCTGTGCCATGAACCTCTACCTGCACGGTATCGGCGGCGCGGTCTCGCCAGTGCGTCAGGCGGATGCGCTGCTGGACCGGGGCGACCAGTCTTTCGACGTCATCTTGACCAACCCGCCGTTCGGCAAGCGCCAGTCCTTCCGCATCGTCCGCGAGGATGGTGGGATCGACAGCGAGCGGCAGGACTATGTCCGTGACGACTTCACCGTCACCACGGGCAACAAGCAGCTGAATTTTCTACAGCACATTATGTCGATCCTGAAGGTCGGCGGCAGCGCGGCCGTGGTCATGCCGGACAACGTTCTGTTCGAGGGCGGCGCTGGCGAGGCCCTTCGCAAGCGGCTGCTGGAGGAGTTTGACTTCCACACCCTGCTGCGGCTGCCGACCGGCATCTTCTACAGCCAGGGCGTGAAGGCCAACGTCCTGTTCTTTGATCGGGTGGCGCCCGGCAGCGGGATCGGCACCCGCGAGCTATGGGTCTACGACCTGCGCACAAACCAGCGCTTCACCCTGCGCGAGCGGCCGCTGAAGCGGTCGGATCTGGACGAATTCGTCGCCTGCTATGGCGACAAGCGGAAGCGGCTCGAGCGTCAGGAGACCGATCGCTTCCGCCGGTTCGAATACGAAGAGCTGGCGAAGCGGGACAAGCTGAACCTCGATATCTTCTGGCTAAAGGACGCCAGCGCCACCGACCCGGACAGCCTCCCACCGCCGGCTGAGCTGGCGGCGGAGATTGTCGACAGCCTTGAGACCGCGCTGCAGATGTTTCGGTCGGTGGCGGGGAAGTTGGCCTAAGGTCCTAACGATTCAGCTGTAACAAGGTCTCCAGCCACGGACCCAGGGTGTTTGAAGATGAGGCCAGATCTGTCGAGAATTATCGTCGGAGGCAGTGCCGCGAACGATCATCAATGAGCCCCTAAGTCCGTCATGGTTTGCTGGATCAGGGCCATGAATACCCTGGAAATAACCGCTCGGGCCGAGGCTCTCAATTTCAGCCGGATGGTGTCGGCCAACCAACAGATAGAGCCAGAACCTCGTGAGATGCTCCTGCGGAACTTCTCCCAGTCCGACCTTGGTTGTAAAGTGCCGGATGGCCTTCAGCGCCAGCTCCACTGAACCCTTTCCTGTCTCGCTGAGGTCCTGAAGTCGATCGACCTCGGCAGGCGTCATGCATGCTTCCACCCCAAGATGCCGAAGCTTTTTGTATGGTGGTAGCCACTCTGGCTTCGGTCTTGAGAAGATGCTGCCCTCACCTGGTCGCTGGAGAAGGACGTAGGGCCCGCGCGGAACTTCGATGCGATACCAATCCATTGTTGTTGCTGTTACGCCATCGGTGGAACGACTTTCGCGTTCCCACATCGGCAGATGTTCGACGCCCGGTGCCGCAAGGCTAATGACTCCCCCCATCGTGCTATTGAATTCGTCTGGCGCCATTAGCACTTCGTCAGCGAGGAAAGCTTTCAGCTCCGCTCGGGACGGCGCCTTGAGAGCAGGTGGCTCAACCACGAGGGGTGTGGACACGTCGATGAGGAAAGCGGACTGGATGGGGCGAGAGAGTTTCCCTTCGGCCAGACAGCGTTCTGCATAGATCGGGTCAAGGAGGCGCCAAGGATTGTCGGCCATCTCGCGGCGCGGGTCCTTGGCATGCCACCTCAAAAGGTCGGCATGGATCTCCAATTGGGACCGCGACTGTTGATCCCAATGCCACTTACTCGCTCCAAACTCGTGAAGGATCTCAATCGCGCGGAGAGTTTCAGGGAACACTCCGGTGACGTCCTTTTCTGCCTTGGCTGTCCTCGATGCGCATCTCGCCTCCTCGATGCGACTTGCGAAAATCTTGGCTTGTTGAATGGCAAGAAGGCCGGTCATGGCTTCCGCAATTAGAGGGCCATACTTTTTCTCCAATTTTGCGACCGCCTTATTGGCGGCTCTTTCAGCGGTGAGGAGCGGCGTCGAACTGTCCAATGGATGAAGCTGCCGATTGACGGCCGTCGCCCGAGTCTCTTCATCCACCGTATCAGCGCTGGCCGCTTGCATCATCAACTCGACAGCTTTCAATTGTGATTTGAATTCCGCGAAAGCGTTCTCGACCACATCAAAGGCATCCATCTCGAACTCTCCTGGCAAAACTTCCCAGTGTATAGGATGAGATGTTCGCTGCCCGGTAGGGCGATCTGCTGCGCGAGGATCGGCGCCAGAGAAAGTACTGGATAGCTAATCTTCACCCGGGCGGATCTGGTCGGGTGAGGCGCAATACCGCAGAAACAACGCAGGGCGATTGTTTCTGCTTGCGGATTTCCGTTCGGAAATCAGAGCCCGCTGGAGCGGGGGTTCCGCGGAATGAAATTCCCCGGGCGGTCCATTGTCATGGCCCGTGGCGGGCTTCGCCCTTTCGCTCCTGCCTGTCGGCAGGACGCGGTTTGTTGCTCTCATTCAGTCCTGACGTCCTGATTGAGCCTGGTAGGTGAACCGACGTGTGTCCTGCTCGAGATAGATGCCGCCTGCTGGCAGGTGCTTCTCGGCTACCGAGGTAGCAAGCAAAGGAGCGCCGTCGCGAACGGTGGCAATCAGTGTCTCATCCAGAAGAGCACCAAAGAGGTCGTCGCGTGAGCTTATTCTCGGGTCGGCGGCTAGCTGAGCACGGTCGTGAGCGGCCGCGCGGCCACGAAGGCGCTGGATGAGAGCCTGCTCCAGGGTTCCGGCATTCATCGGCACACCAACCCGCTGAAGTGCCGAGGGACATTCTTCCTCGACCTCGCGCCGCATCATCTCAACCAGCTTGTAGGCCTCAACCGCGGCCTCAAGTCGCCGCGGGTCCGTCCCCTCGGGCGCGGTGAAGCCGGTCTCCTGCACCTCACGAAGCTCCTCAGTCGACCGATGCGCCTGCCAGTAGACGCCCGCCCAGAAACGGCTTGCGGGCACCAGGGCGGCTCGGTCGACGTCACGCTGCTGGTAGGGCTCGATCGCACGAACCAGCTCGCGCTCGAGCGCATCCTGGAAGATCAGCCGCGCTTCGCTGGCGGTCAGATCCGTTCGGCCCTTATATACTAGCACCAACCCCTCCCATGCGACGGACAGCTGCGCCGCCCGTCGCCGGGCGGTCAGCGGGTCCGAGGTCCCCAGACTGATGGTTATAGGTTGAGATTGCCGAAACGGCACAGGCAGTCGGCGGCGGTAGGAGTAACGGGCGCCGCGGCGGCGCAGGTAGGAGGCATGGGACATGGGTCGGCCTTTCGGCTGCCGTCCCGATGATCCATGCTGCGGCGGACGAATGGCGCCGGCCCGAGTCAAACTGCCACTTTGATGCGACAGTCTGGTGCTACAGTCCGGCACCCCGCGGGGGTGCACCGGGACGCAGCAAAGGCGGATTTCTGCTGATCTTGGCCGAAAGTGGAGCGGGTAGCGGGAATCGAACCCGCGCGTTCAGCTTGGGAAGCTGACAGGCTACCATTACATCATACCCGCGTCGCGGTGCGGGAGGGCGATTGCCACAGGGCCGCCACCCCATCAAGCCAGAAAGAAGAAAGGCGCCGCTCCGCGGATGCGGAGCGACGCCCTTCGTCTGGCCCGAAGCCTGCGCTTAGAAGCCGATGCTCAGCGTGGCCGAGAAGGTCCGCGGCGCACCGATCTGGACGAACGGCGGGTTGCCGTAGACACCCGAGGTGGCGTTGACCGTCTGGCTGAGGTTGCCGCCGAACCCACCGACGTAGGTCTCGTCGAACAGGTTGTAGATGTTCAGCTGGACATAGGTCTTCGGCCCGATGAACTTGCCCATGTCGATGCGGGCGTCCGCATTGACGAGCCAGTATGCGGGAGCCTTGGCACCGTAGATCTGCGTCACGCCCGAAGGAACGTCCACGTCGCCGCTGAAGATCGGTAGGTTGTTGTCATAGACGTAGCGCGGTCCGGTGCGCTTGGCGGTGACGCCGAGCTGCACGATGCCGAGCTGACCGACCGCCGACGCGCCATAAGTGTAGGTCGGCGTGCCGGCCTCGCGCTTGCCGGCCGTGAACGCGCAATTGCGCAGCAGGGTGGCGTTGGTGGTGCCGGTCGGCGGGCTGCCGCAGTCGAAGGTCGAACCGCCGCCGAGCTGCAGATCGTCCTGGATCTCCGACTTGTTCCACGACCCGAAGGTGTAGAGCGTCAGCTGCGAGATGGGCGAGAAGGCGACGGAGCCGTCGATGCCCCACTTGTTCACGCGGCCGAGGTTCCGGTAGACCGTCGCGTTCAGTTCCGGATCATAGGCCGAGGCCAGGCGATCCGTGAAGCGCGTATACCACACGCCGAGCTGCGCCTGCACCTGCCGGCTGCGATAGCGAACACCGGCATCGAAGGTGTCGGTCAGCTCGGGCCGCGGCTTGGCGCCATCCGTCCCCACCGGGAAGAAGAAGGCGTTGTAGAGGTTGTCCGTGCCCGGAACCGAGATGCCCTTGGCGTAGCTGACGAACGTGCTGAGACGCGGCGTCAGGTCATACAGCAGGCCGACGTTCGGGAGGACCTTGCTGTACTTGAGGACGCGGCGCTGGGCCGGCTGCCAGTTCGGGTTCAACGTGGCGGCGGTGGTGAGGGTCGCCGCGCTCGAGCATTCGACGAAACCGCTGGCCGAGCTGGTCAGGCAGTTCTGCTGGAGGTCGCGCTCGAAGAAGGGAGCACGGACGCCGGCATTGACCGTCAGCTGCCCGAATTCGCCACGATACTCACCCGCGATCTGGTTGAGCGTGGCATAGGACTGGCGATCGCGCTTCTGGAGCACGAGGCCGCCCGCGCCCGCCACCGGATCGTTGACCGGGAACACGTCATTCGGCTCGCCGTCCACGCCCACGAAGCCGACTTCGCCGGTCTGGCGGTGGTTGGCACGGTCGTAGGTGTAGCTGAGGCGGAGCGTATGCGCTTGGTTGATGTCCCAGCGCAGGCCCGAGATCACGCCATAGCGACGCGTGCGGGTCTGGCTCGGGGCGACCACGGTGACCTGGTCGAGCAGATCGCCGTCACCGTTGAGGTCGCGGCCGAAGAAGGGGTTGCCGCCGAAGTAGCCGAACGCGCAGGTCACGGTCGCGCTGTTTGCCGCAGTCGAGCAGTTCGCACGCGACGGCTCGGTGCCGCCAGCGGTAGCCGGATTGAGGTCGTAGCCGAACTCGCGCGCAGTGGCGGTGCCGCCGCCGTTGGCCTTCACATACTGGAAGCTCGGGTCGACGGTGAGGGTCAGGCTCTCGGTCAGCGTGAAGCGCGAAGCGCCGCGGATGTTGCCCGTGTTCGACGGATTGTAACGGCGGTCGAATTCGGTGCCGCAGCTGTTGGTGGTGTCAGCCACGCCGGCCTGCGGGGTGTCGGTCGTGCACGGGAAGTTGATGTTGTATTGACGGTCGTCACTGCCCGCCGGGAAGCGGTTGGGAACGACGCGGCCGGCATCTTCACGCAGCTGGACCGAACCGAAGAAGTTGTTGCGGTTCTCGTTGTAGTGGCCCGAGATGCTGACGAAATCGCCGTTGTTGCCGATCGGCTGGTAGATGCGGGCGTTGTACTGCTGCTTGTCGACGCGGCCGTAGTTGTTGAACGGATTGTCGTTCTTGGCGGTCGACGCCGAGATGAAGGCGCGGGTTCCGAACGGCCCGATCTCGCCGGTGTCGACGACGCCGAAGAAGCGACGGAAGCTGTATTCGCCGACCGAAGCCACGCCCTGCGCGCTGAAGGTGCGGCTGGGCAGGCGGGTGCGATAGTTGACGGTGCCGCCGACGGCCGAAGCGGTCGGCGAGTCGACGTCGGTGGTGCCGAGGTTGACGTTGACCTGCTCGATCAGCTCGGGGTCGAGCTGCTGGTTCGAGTAGATGGCATAGTTGCCGCTGTCGTTGAGCGGGATGCCGTCGAAGGTCAGGCTGATGCGGCTGGAGTCGAAGCCGCGGATGTTGAGCGTTCCGCCCGACGAACCGTAGGCGTCGTTGTTCTGGAAGCTGACGCCCGGCACCAGATTGATGGTGTCGAGGATGGTCTGGCCCGGATTGGAGCGGCTGATCGCTTCTTGGGTGAGCGCAACCTTCGGCTTGCTGGTATCGGGGGTCTGGACGCCGCCCACTTCCTGGGTGCGCGTGCCGGTGACGATGATGGCTTCTTCTTCGAAGTCGACCGAACCGGTCGACTGGGCAAAGGCTGTCGTCGGCGCAAAGATGGCAGCCGAGGTGCAGAGCAGGAATAGCTTCTTCACGTGGGTGTCCCCGATGATGGTGTGAGTGACTGACGCGTGTTCGTGCAGTTCACCGGGGCCGCTAGGGCGAGATTAAGACAGGAAAGTGACGCCCGATCCCGGACATCACCTTTCGCTCAAGCTCTGTTGTTGCGATGCAACATGTGCCGGTCGCCACCCCCGCGACTCGGGCGGCCTCACAGCAGTTTAACGTGTCATTTTCAAGTGACCTTCCCGTCCATCCGCCGTCCGAGCCGCACGAACAGGAGGATGAGTGGCGGGACGAACACAATCGACAGCACGACCTTCGACAGCATCTGGCCGCCGAGCAGCGCGGCGATCGGGAAGACACCGTAGAAGGCGACGGTGATGAAGATGAGCGTGTCGACGATCTGGCTCAGCACAGAGGCGACGGCCGAGCGCACCCACAGCAGCTTCGACCCTTCGCGGCCCTTCAGCGCGGTGAAGATGGTGACGTTCAGCACCTGGCTGGTGCCATAGGCGACGATGCCGGCCAGCCAGATGCGGATGTTCGACGCCATGATCGTCTCGAATGCGCCAAGCCGCTCCGGCTCCATCTTGGCCGAGGCGGGCAGGGCAAGGACCAGCAGCGTCAGCGCCGCGGACATCAGCAGCGGCACGAAGCCCCAGACCACCAGCTTGTTGGCGATCGAGCGCCCGTGGAGCTCGGCGATCGCGCTCGACGTCACGACCAGCAGCAGGAAGGCGAAGATGCCCGCCTCCACCGCCAGCGGCCCAAGCGCCACCTGCTTGTTGCCCAGCACCCCGGCGATGCAGACCATGCCGCCGTAGAAGATGCCGAAGCCGAACAGGGACGGGGCGATGAGGCGGCTTGTCGCCACGGTGTCGTTGCTCATGGAGCGGGAGGGGTAACGGTTCGGAGGCAAAGTGCAACCGGCCGCACTTGTCGGGGCAGGGTGCCATGGCCACCTCCTGCCTTTTCCCCGGCGGCGAGGAGCCAAGCATGAAGACCAGCGGCAACACCATTCTCCTTACCGGCGGTGGCTCGGGCATCGGCCAGGCGCTCGCGCGGCGATGGCACGATGCCGGCAATCGGGTGGTGGTTGCCGGCCGGCGAACGGATGCGTTGGAAGAAACGGCGGCGGGGCGTCCCGGCATCCATGTCGAGCGGCTCGACGTCGACGATGTCGACGGCCTCCGCGCCAATGTCGCTGCCATCCTCCGCCGTCACCCGACCATCAACGTGCTGGTGAACAATGCCGGAATCATGCGCTTCGAGCGACTGGACCGTGCGCGCGACCTCGCCGATGCCGAGGCGACGATCGCCACCAACCTGCTTGGGCCGATCCGGCTCACCGACGCCCTGGTCGAGCATCTGTCGGCCCAGCCCGAGGCGGCCATCGTCAACGTCACTTCCGGCCTCGCCTTCGTTCCGCTGATGTCGACCCCGACCTACAGCGCCACCAAGGCCGCCATCCACAGCTACACGGTCTCGCTCCGCGAGGCCCTGCGCGGCCGAATCGAGGTGATCGAGCTGGCGCCGCCCGGAGTCCAGACGGACCTCACGCCGGGCCAGTCGACGCGTCCTGGCTACCAGCCGCTGGACGATTTCGCCGATGAGGTCATGGCCCTGTTCGCACGGCAGCCCACCCCCGAGGAGATACTGGTCAGGAACGTGCAGGGCTTCCGCCACGCCGAGCGCGACGGAAAGTTCGAGGATGCCTTCGCCATGCTCAGCGAGCGGGCGCGCGAAACCCTCTCGACATTGCCCTGATGGGGCGCGGAGCGGGCGGGCGAAGGTTGACCAACCCCCGCGCCGTCCCTAACCGCCCGCCCTCGTGAGTTCCGCGCCCCATGCCACCGACATCCTCGCCATGGGCGACGCGCTGGTCGACGTCATCGCCACCTGCGACGACGACTTCCTGACCCGCTTCGACCTGCCCAAGGGCGCGATGCAATTGCTCGACGCCGCACAGGCGCTGGCGCTCTACGACGCGATGGGCACGGCCCGCGAGACGAGCGGCGGATCGGCCGCCAACAGCATGGCCGGCGCGGCGGCGATGGGAGCGGACGTCGCCTTCCTCGGCCAGATCGCCACCGACCAGCTCGGCACCATCTTCACCCACGACATGCGTGCACTGGGTGTCAAGTTCGACACGCCGCCGCTGACCGACGGTCCGCCAACCGGCCGCTGCCTGATCCTCGTCACCGCGGACGGCGAGCGGACGATGAACACCTGTCCCGGCGCGGCCCACTGCCTGCCGCCCTCGGCGGTCGACGAAGCGGCCGTTCGCGCCGCCTCCATCCTCTATCTCGAAGGCTATCTGTTCGGCCCCGAGCTGCCCCGCGCCGCAATGTTCAAGGCGATCGACATCGCCCACGCCGCCGACCGGACCGTCGCCTTTACTCTTTCCGAAAGCGTCTGCCTCCCAGGCCGCAAGGAGCCGCTCCAGCAATTGATCGCCGGCGGCGGAATCGATCTCATCTTCGCCAACGAGAGCGAGGCGCTGCAGCTCGCCGGCGCGGCCGACCTCGACGAGGCGATCCGCCGCCTGTCGCAACAGGTGAAGACCCTTGTCTTCACTCGCGGCCCCGCCGGCGCGCTCGCCTTCGAGGGCGGCGTCATGACCGAAGTCCCGGCCATCGGCGTCGGCCAGGTGGTCGACACCACTGGCGCCGGCGACCTGTTTGCCGCCGGCTTCCTCGCCGCCCGCTGCAAGGGTCACCCGATTGACCGCCAGCTGATGACCGGCGGAATCGCGGCGGCCGAGATCATCAGCCACTTCGGCGCCCGCCCGGTCGCCGACCTCGCCGAACTGGTGAAGCTGTGAGCGGCGGCGGCCCCTATACCGACAGGCCGGGCCCGCTCCCGGCCGACCTCGTCCCGCAGCCGGGCGCCCGGCCGATCCGCCGGATCGCCGTCTATTGCGGAAGCGCACCCGGCAATGATCCCCGCTTCGCCGAGGCGGCCGTCGCGCTGATCGAGGAGATGGCGAGCCGCGGTATCGACCTCGTCTATGGCGGCGGCAAGCTCGGCCTGATGGGCCTGATCGCCGACACGATGCTCGAGCGCGGCGGCAAGGTCCTCGGGGTCATCCCCGCCGCCCTCGTCGACAAGGAAGTGGCGCACCTCGGTCTCACCGAACTGCACCAGGTCGCCGGCATGCACGAGCGCAAGGCGAAGATGACCGAGCTGTGCGACGCCTTCGTCTGCCTGCCGGGCGGTATCGGCACCCTGGACGAAATGTTTGAAGCCTGGACATGGAACGCGCTCGGCTATCACGCCCAGCCCTTCTGCCTGCTCAACGTCGACGGCTTCTGGGACGGACTCGCCACCTTCATGGACCATGTGTCCGCCAGCGGCTTCCTCAGCCAGGCGCGCCGCGACCAGTTGCTGATGGCCGCTACCCCGGCCGAAGCCATCGACAGGCTGGACGAAGCAG is from Sphingomonas sp. LHG3406-1 and encodes:
- a CDS encoding class I SAM-dependent DNA methyltransferase; its protein translation is MNEQALVAKVWNYAHVLRDDGVSYGDYLGQISFLLFLKMDKERTEALGEASALPADANWDALAGKAGEELERTYRRILETLSRRTDIVGTLFLKAENKIGDPAKLQRLVTLIGAETWMGLNVDVKGTIYEGLLERNAGEVKSGAGQYFTPRPLIEVITQLVDPEPEHTVHDPAVGTGGFLLAAYEHMKAKPAARDRKVAKALREEKLSGTDIVAEVVRLCAMNLYLHGIGGAVSPVRQADALLDRGDQSFDVILTNPPFGKRQSFRIVREDGGIDSERQDYVRDDFTVTTGNKQLNFLQHIMSILKVGGSAAVVMPDNVLFEGGAGEALRKRLLEEFDFHTLLRLPTGIFYSQGVKANVLFFDRVAPGSGIGTRELWVYDLRTNQRFTLRERPLKRSDLDEFVACYGDKRKRLERQETDRFRRFEYEELAKRDKLNLDIFWLKDASATDPDSLPPPAELAAEIVDSLETALQMFRSVAGKLA
- a CDS encoding DUF6538 domain-containing protein codes for the protein MSHASYLRRRGARYSYRRRLPVPFRQSQPITISLGTSDPLTARRRAAQLSVAWEGLVLVYKGRTDLTASEARLIFQDALERELVRAIEPYQQRDVDRAALVPASRFWAGVYWQAHRSTEELREVQETGFTAPEGTDPRRLEAAVEAYKLVEMMRREVEEECPSALQRVGVPMNAGTLEQALIQRLRGRAAAHDRAQLAADPRISSRDDLFGALLDETLIATVRDGAPLLATSVAEKHLPAGGIYLEQDTRRFTYQAQSGRQD
- a CDS encoding restriction endonuclease subunit S; this encodes MKAKRLAASGPIEGPWTLPGGWRWERLGDLVERCPEKVLPSAGGDLPFVGMDSIPSGEMRVTQTVPFASLRSAGNKFRPADVLYGRLRPYLNKVWRADRHGACSGELLVLRAGHELDSDYLAYALHAHHFVHYASHAVTGDRPRLDFAVMAEFPLPVPPLEVQRRIVARIDELFAEIDDGEAALARAREDLTTWRKALLKAAVTGELTAEWRRTISAGESGAQLIGRLLEQRTQRWTADHRNAGKRYAQPTQPDLFGTPALPEGWTWASIEQLTTGGIRNGLSLKETASPSPVKGLRLDALQGDQVDWSRFRFLPIELEDARPYLLRRGDLLISRANGSQHLVGRCTLVDRDTDDTIFPDTAIRYPLVGDARLQAWATIVWSAPQTRARLLKRAKTTAGILKVSQADIASVPLPIPPTSEIDLIVALVQGQLAEAEAGADDLQHLEPTPAKLRQSILSAAFRGELTA
- a CDS encoding DEAD/DEAH box helicase family protein, translated to MSVTPEALARRVIDQQLAAAGWLVQDRAAMNRTAALGVAVREYPLSSGPCDYLLFVAGKACGVIEAKAAGATLSGVAEQARGYQASPEQPLTRWSDPFRFDYEASSTEILFSDRVDPLHRSRRVFSFHQPETLHEWLKSGSSLRARLANLPQLIMDGLRDCQVEAITGIEESLAADRPRAFVRMATGAGKTFTAATLSYRLLAHADAKRILFLVDRNNLGRQTLKEFQTYRPPETGRLFTELYNVQRLGSAGLDPPAKVVISTIQRLFAQLTGTELSEEEEEASDFERGWNPRPQRIEYNFSIPPEAFDIVIVDECHRSIYGNWRQLLDYFDAQIVGLTATPTVQTAAFFNENIVADYPYERSVADGVNVPFEIFRIRTQIGEHGGRVEAGYTVPVRDRHTRAQEFRLLDDDLVYAPQDLDRSVIARNQIRTVLETYRDTLFTELFPGRTEVPKTLIFAKDDHHAEEIVEIAREVFDQGNDFAKKITYRVGAGYAEQLINAFRNSYNPRIAVTVDMIATGTDVKAIEALIFLRDVRSAVYFEQMRGRGVRTIDPATLATITPGAGVKDRFVLVDAVGVTDSLKVQAVPLDREHGVAFEKLLEQIASGRSDEDAVATLAGRLARLDRKLDPAARAKVEAVAGKPLSALAGELVEAMDADAIISEAETRNGPRPTAEQIEAVAAERREAALSAYNNPDLRRVLIEVKKASEVIIDDISRDVTTSSAWDEGHATTMTADFARFLDEHRDQLTALRILYGLPAATKRLTYASLEELRDAMLQPPWLLEPLAIWSAYRRLQGDKVRANPAKTLTDIVALVRFAIGKAETLAPLSSDMAGRFNLWLGREQRAGRHYTQEQLGWLEAIRDYLAANIEVTTADLQDQFEGRGGIIGARRAFGQRLEPLLDELQDALVA